TTCCGACGTTCCCAAATccaggacgacgacgacaattcAATGGTGACTAAGGTAACGCTTACACCTGTGCTGTAATAATTATGTGTGTGACTTAATTACTATTTGTCTTACAGGCCGAAGAGACTATTCAACTTCCCAAGGAAACCACAACAGTCGTTGTCAGTCCGGTTGTTACTTCACCGTTACCGTCGCCATTGAAACTGGATAAAAAGGAGGCTAGCCTTGTGGTTGAAAGCGAAACAAAACCTGCGAATCGATCGCTTTTTGACGATTCTGATAGCTCCGACGGCGGAGAGCTTTTCAAAACTAGCGCATCCGGCACGTTGTCCAAAGCTGAGGCGCCTTTGCGGAAAGGAGGTTTAATATCTAACGCCAAAATCAATTCCACCTTGATGGGATCCGGTACGGATGACAGCGTTTTAAGCAGCCAGTCTAGTATTCCGACACCGAAAAAGGTCACTACGCCTTCGTTCCTGCTTGCCGattctgatgatgatggtaaGCTCTTTAAAATACAACCCTTTTCTCAAAGCACCAGCACGTTCTAAAGCACCTGTCAAATTGTTTATTAGATGATCTGTTCGCCAGCACACCGAAGCTGCATAATCGCCCGAAGCCAGATCCTACTTTAGTTGTAAGCGGTAataaagctgctgctgcagcagcatCTGATCCCCTTCTACATTTCCAACAATGAGTAACGATATCCTCCCTTCGAGCGAGTCTAGTCTCGAAACTAAGTCGGCCTAGGTGCCTTTATTTTCATCATCATGTTGCCCAATATCGTATTAAGAAAGAAACTTTTTAAACTCTTAACATATTCTGTGATTATTCTTTCCTCGTAATTGGCATGGGCATAATTTCTAAATAGAAAGCATTCCATTCGAGGCCTTATTATACTGATCGTGGCCTATAAAAcccaacaaatttttcttctacaAAGTTATAATTTACTGTAAGTATCCCTTTCCAGCATATgtgtatcattattggtaATATTTTCTCGTCTGCTTCATAACATCAATCATCTTTGAACAACGACACAAGTTTACATCTAGAATATCTTTAATCTTTCGTGAAGTTCTTTAGTGGATAATGTTCTGCATATTTCTGTACATGCTCTTCCATCTGTTTCATTTGTTCCCTATAAGAAGAGAGATAACACAAAATATATTAATACTTTTGAGTCAgccagaagaaaaataaaagtttaccTTATGTGGGATGGCATTTCATGGTAAACGTCAGTAAAGATTTCTTTCCAGTTGggttttagtttcttttctgcACGGGCGAAGGCCGTCATGACCTGGCGCTTGCAATCCTCCTTCCACTCTTTCTCCTGAAAAGACGTCACCAATGAGATTAAGAAAATTTTATATCTCCATTCCTCGCCATGCGGTGAGGGCATAGCAAAAACGGTAAGTACCTGAGCATCTCCCCACCATCCTTTTGATAACATATAATTCCTCAGACGGGAAATGGGATGGTCACGCTCATCCCAGTAACGAACTTCATCAACGCTACGGTAGGCAGTGCTGTCGTCTGATGTGCTGTGATGTCCGATTCTGAAAACGATTCGACCAATTAGGTAATTATCATGCACTTTAGGTAATAATCTAGCGTTTCACTAACCGATAAGTCATGGCTTCAATTAGGACAGGCCGCATCTCGCTGATAGCCACTTGCCGTGCCTTCAGCGTGGCATTATAAACGGCGAAAACGTCGTTACCATCAACCCTAATGGTCAACATGCCGTAAGCGGGGCCACGGCCGGCAATTCCATCACCACGGTACTGCTCTTTGGAAGGAGTTGAGATGGCGTAACCATTGTTACGACTGATTGGCGCAAAGATGTAAAGGTTAGTGTTATTTCATCAAAGTAGAAACACCACttaccaaaagaaaatgactggGCAATCTAATGTTGCGGAAAAGTTTAGGGCGGCATGAGCATCTCCTTCGCTAGATGTTCCCTCACCAAAGTAACACATGACACACAAACCATTCTGGGATCTCTTGTATGCATAGGCAGCACCCACAGCTTTATTGCAAATAAATAGGGCTTAATGGTTAGGAAACAATTTCTAGAGTTATTTCATCGACAATTACCTTGAGGCATTTGAGTACCCAACGGCGAAGAAATCGTTACGAAATTGAGTTCTTTTGAGCCATAATGCACTGGCATTTGCTTTCCTTTGCCACCATCATCTACATTACCATAGCACTGGTTCATGAACTGATCAAGTGTGAATCCTCTCCACATCAATGTTCctgatgaaggaaaacaattttaGAATGGTTGATAAAAGTCCTTGAAGGGTAAACTACTTACCAGCTTCTCTGTACTGTCCAAAAATAAGATCCTTTGGATCTAAGGCAGCTGCGCTTCCAATATGAGTACCTTCTTCCCCGTAGTTTGTCATGTAGAAAGAAATTCTTCCCTGACGTTGAGATTCATACAAGATTCTATCCATGGTGTTGAGTTGGGTCATGCATTTATACATTTTGATGACCATTTCTTCAGACAACTATTGGGTATGTTAGTCATTAGTGAATTTGTTGCCTTTAATAGGATTATAAAATATTACTTGAGGATCCTGACTAGGGTCTATGACTTTTCCTTTCCTATCCATAACTCTGTAGACTGGGATCCCATCGTAGAGGTCAGGGCGAATGAATTCTAGCTTTTCAGTCCACTGGGAGCGCGAACCGGGAAACTGTGGTCTTTCATCTGAAGAAAATTCTCTTGCAACCTTCATTAATGAAATCAATTATTGATTTTCccttcaaacaaaaatgtataaCTATATTATACGCACTTGAGAAAGAGAGCCAATGTTGATTCGCTTGCAGTTGGCAGCTACCAAGCGAATACCAAAACGAGCTAGCCGTATGGGTAACATAATGCAGGCTTTTTAATTGATGCGATAAAGTAGAATTCAAAACGCTTCCTCTCCAACAGAGATTTTTCCTCGGTAAAATTTAGTTCAAACGATAACACAGCAGCAGAAGAAATTTCGTcggaagagaaaaatggtTGGTAGTCGTAGAAAATGACGCCATCTGTAGGTGGACAAATTTAGCTTGTAGTTGTAGCCAAAGTTTTCTATCACGATATTTGCACGATGCTCACGATTTATGGAAAGCGAGACGAATATGTAAAAAAATGGACAAAGAAAGGCGAACCATGCTTTTAAAAGCTTTCGTGCTGATGGAATTTGAAAGCTAGCTCGAAGATCAATGACGTAGGGTCgaagaattatttcaaaaggaTATTGTTCAGActccaaacataaaaattgatgattttttttcaaagttggaatAACTTTCCTGTGCTATCACTTTCTTTCGTGCATACATATTTTCGAGGCTGGCGAAATCAGTGCAAGTTATGTATCACGACTTAATGAGGATGCCGCGCAGCTCTACTATATACATAAGTCTCACtttctcttttacttttttacgaTTCGGTTTCGTGCCGCGAGTTAATCGCCCGTAACGGCATTAACAAGAGGATACATCTAgtccgtgtttttttttcttttcctccttaAACTTTACATGCATTGTACATATTTGTTCTCCGTTGCCCAGGGTTTTTCTCTCCACTCGGCTCTCGTTAAAGTCGGGcgcgtcacacacacacacacactcccaTATGTGTAGGAAACCGCCTCCAGTTTCGCGGTTAACCGACGGGTGAGAACCACGAGAGAAGACGACGAAATTTACTGCGCGCTAGCGccatgattttttatttattttttttcttatttttatttggttttattttgttctctGAGACCCCCCCTTCTGGGATCTCGCTACCAGATAGCCTTGTTCTATTGTAGCTCCGTTATTCGAGTGGTTTTCTGTTtggcttttttcattttttcccgaggaaaacaaaacaaaaaatttgggtGTCGCAGCGCGTCGACACATGTGAACGATTAAGACATTCACTCggcgtgaaagaaaaaaaaaggagagaatggCATTGATGTTACGACACACGACGCCGTTCGTGTCGTT
Above is a genomic segment from Daphnia pulicaria isolate SC F1-1A chromosome 8, SC_F0-13Bv2, whole genome shotgun sequence containing:
- the LOC124311193 gene encoding 2-oxoisovalerate dehydrogenase subunit alpha, mitochondrial-like, giving the protein MLPIRLARFGIRLVAANCKRINIGSLSQVAREFSSDERPQFPGSRSQWTEKLEFIRPDLYDGIPVYRVMDRKGKVIDPSQDPQLSEEMVIKMYKCMTQLNTMDRILYESQRQGRISFYMTNYGEEGTHIGSAAALDPKDLIFGQYREAGTLMWRGFTLDQFMNQCYGNVDDGGKGKQMPVHYGSKELNFVTISSPLGTQMPQAVGAAYAYKRSQNGLCVMCYFGEGTSSEGDAHAALNFSATLDCPVIFFCRNNGYAISTPSKEQYRGDGIAGRGPAYGMLTIRVDGNDVFAVYNATLKARQVAISEMRPVLIEAMTYRIGHHSTSDDSTAYRSVDEVRYWDERDHPISRLRNYMLSKGWWGDAQEKEWKEDCKRQVMTAFARAEKKLKPNWKEIFTDVYHEMPSHIREQMKQMEEHVQKYAEHYPLKNFTKD